Proteins encoded within one genomic window of Misgurnus anguillicaudatus chromosome 18, ASM2758022v2, whole genome shotgun sequence:
- the LOC129429998 gene encoding trace amine-associated receptor 4-like: protein MSFNETENNLLCYPLHADSCPRVHRLTVVKVTMYVFFLLMILMTVFGNLLVIISISHFKQLQSPTHLIVQSLAVCDCLLGSLVMPYSMVRTVEGCWFLGDVVCKVHSSLDLTLCFSALIHLSLISIDRCWAICDPLKYKMRITNKTVTVFITFTWICSFVYCFSVVFSGVNAVGLKAYVLQVSCFGGCILFFNKEWGLISIILLFIIPGTIMSSLYIIIFNVVKKHAKVLSEKVSVTTTGVNSQSSAHRERKAAKTLALVMGVFFICWLPLSIATTVDPFLNFVTPADVFEALFWFAYFNSTCDPLIYGFFYPQFQKAFKTLIFTYICGFNHSHFLTFE from the coding sequence ATGTCTTTCAATGAGACTGAGAATAATCTTCTTTGTTATCCTTTACATGCAGACTCTTGTCCTAGAGTTCATCGTCTCACTGTTGTTAAAGTGACAATGTATGTTTTCTTCTTACTCATGATCCTCATGACAGTTTTTGGGAATCTGCTGGTCATCATCTCCATCTCTCACTTCAAACAGCTTCAGTCTCCAACTCATCTGATCGTTCAGTCATTGGCTGTGTGTGACTGTCTGCTGGGTTCACTGGTGATGCCCTACAGTATGGTGCGAACTGTTGAGGGCTGCTGGTTTTTGGGAGATGTTGTTTGTAAAGTTCATTCTAGTTTGGATTTGACCCTCTGTTTTTCTGCTTTAATACATCTTAGTTTAATATCTATTGATAGATGCTGGGCCATTTGTGACCCTCTGAAGTACAAAATGAGGATCACAAACAAAACTGTGACTGTATTTATCACCTTTACATGGATCTGTTCATTTGTGTACTGCTTTTCTGTTGTATTTTCAGGGGTGAATGCTGTTGGTCTGAAAGCGTATGTATTACAGGTGTCTTGTTTTGGTGGCTGCATTCTGTTTTTTAACAAAGAATGGGGACTAATTTCTATCatcttgttatttattattccaGGAACTATAATGAGCTCTTTGTATATCATCATATTCAATGTTGTGAAAAAACACGCAAAGGTTTTGTCAGAGAAAGTGTCTGTGACCACCACAGGTGTAAACAGTCAAAGCTCTgcacacagagaaagaaaagcaGCTAAAACTCTGGCTCTTGTTATGGGCGTTTTCTTTATCTGCTGGCTGCCCTTATCTATTGCCACTACTGTTGATCCGTTCCTTAATTTTGTCACCCCAGCTGATGTTTTTGAGGCTTTATTTTGGTTTGCCTATTTTAACTCAACTTGTGATCCTTTgatctatggatttttttatccTCAGTTTCAGAAGGCCTTTAAGACTCTCATATTTACTTATATTTGTGGATTTAATCATTCACATTTTCTGACATTTGAATAA